CTTCAACACAGGGGTCAGGAGTCCTGCGGTATTGCATCATCCGATAATAGAAACATATACTTTCATAAAAGTTTAGGGCTGGTAAACGATGTCTTTAAAGAAAATACCCTTTCCCAGTTAAAAGGTAAAAATGCCATAGGGCATGTCAGATATTCGACATCAGGCGAAACACTTCTTAAAAACGCTCAACCCTTAGTTGCGGACTACTATTACGGGTCAATCTCCGTGGCACACAACGGGAACTTAACAAATGCGCATGTGATAAAAGAGGAACTAGAGGAAAACGGCTCGATATTTTCCTCCACATCGGATACCGAAGTTGTAATCCATTTAATTGCCTCATCAACCGAAAGCCTTCTTATAGACAGGGTCGTCAGCTCGCTAAAAAGGCTTAAGGGCGCATACTCCTTTCTTTTTCTTTCGGAAAAAGAGGTGATAGCGGCAAGAGACCCGTTTGGCTTTAGGCCGCTCGTCATGGGAAAGGTTAACGGTTCCATTGTTTTTGCATCGGAAACATGCGCCTTAGATTTGATAAATGCCGTCTATTTAAGGGATGTTGAACCGGGAGAGGTAATATTGGTTAACAACGAAGGGATTAAAAGCATATTTCCCTTTGAAAAAGAAAAAAAATCGCGGTGCGTATTTGAGCTGATATATTTTGCAAGACCGGACAGCCTTTTTAACGGAAAGTCCATTTATAAACTTCGCATTCAAATGGGCATGGAACTTGCAAAAGAAGCTAATGCCGATGCCGACATAGTGATACCGGTTCCGGATTCCGGCGTTCCAGCCGCTTTAGGATTTGCCAAGGAATCCGGCATCGACTTCGAGATGGGTTTTACAAGAAACCACTATGTCGGACGAACCTTTATAGAGCCAAAAAAGGCTATAAGGCATTTCGGCGTTAAGGTTAAGCTAAACCCTGTTTTGGATGTTATAAAAGGAAAAAGAGTGGTTGTCGTGGACGACTCCGTTGTAAGAGGCACCACATCGAAAAAGATTGTGGATATGCTAAAACTTGCAGGAGCAAAAGAGATACATCTTCGCTTAAGCTCCCCGATGGTGACGGCTCCATGTTTTTATGGAATCGACACCCCCGTTAAAGACGAACTTATAGCATCGAAATATAGCGAAAAAGAGATTAATGCTAAGCTTGGCGCTAGTTCGACAAGATTTTTATCGTTAGACGGCTTAAGAAGGGCGGTCGGAGATGAAATGAACTTTTGCGAAGCCTGTTTTTCCGGTATCTATCCGCAGGCAATTTATATAGAAACTCAAGAAAACAGGCAGCTTAAACTGTTCAGTAAAGAGATTTTTTAAGCCTTAGCCGTGTAAGTTTATGGAAAACATAAAAGAAAAAATTTTAACGGCGATAAAGTCCCTTTGTTACGAAAAGAAGGAGTTTACATTAGCTTCAGGTAAAAAAAGCAATTTTTATATCGATTTAAGAAGAATTTCCTTTGACGGCAAATACTTATATCACATCGGCAAACTGCTTTACGAATACATTAAAAGTCATCCGGATTTAAAATTTTCGGTTGTTGCCGGCGTTCCGATAGGAGGCTTGCCGCTTGTGTCCTCGACGATTATTGCCGGTTTTTTAGATAATAATCCTTTAAAATCGGTCGTTATCAGAAAAGAAAAAAAGGATTACGGCAAAGGGAACCTTATCGAACCGGTGCAATTTTTGTCTAAAGATTTCAATATCCTCATTATAGAAGATGTTGTTACTACGGGAGGTTCCATTCTAAAGGCCGTGAAAAGCGCAAGGGACGAAGGTTATAAAATTACCGATGCTTTATGCATAGTCGATAGAAATGAGGGCGGAAAAGAGAACTTAAAAGAAAACGGTGTTATGCTTCATTCTATATTCTTAAGAAGCGATATCGAATAAAATTGTTAAATTCAGTTAATTTATTAATAAGCCATGATTAGAGAAAGCCAAAACAGACATAACTTGCCCGCGGCTTTTTTTATTTTAATTCTGCTTGTGTTAATTTCATCCCTCGATTTTTCAGGGTGCTCTTTTGCCCCGTTATCTAAACCATACATGTATAACAGCCGAGTTCTTCCGGGTAAATTCAGCTATAAGGCGTCTTTAAAGAAATGGACAAGAAAAGCGGACATTTATAACAGGTTCAATACCGTAATGTTCCTCAGGGCCACATTCTTTAATGCCCCGTTCAGGTATGCCTACGCGATGGAGTATGCAAAATATTACATGTTAACCCAAAAAGCCTTTAAGGAAAAACTTAATAAGTCATATTCAAATCTTAACAGGCATATCGGCTTTTTTGTTTCCGTTTATACTCCCCAGAAAGATTATAACAATTTAGATTCTATTCGTTCGATATGGTTAGTCTATTTGATAAATAATAAGGGAGAAAGCGTATTACCGTTCAGTATAAGGCCTGCACAGCAAAAAAGAGTATTTTTAAAGACATTTTTTCCCTATGTTACCGACTGGTCAAAGCAATATATAATTAAATTTCCAAGATATTATAATAAAAAAAATAAAAAGTTATTAATAAGCCCCGCTACCAAATGGATTAAACTAATCATTACGGGAGTGAACGGGAGAGCTGTTTTAAAGTGGGATTTTAACACGCCGTGACACATTTTAATGTTCTAATTATAGGTTCTGGAATAGCGGGTCTTTCTCTTGCAAATAGATTCGGCGAAACGGTTTCCGTCGGCATATTTACAAAAAAAGAGGAAGCGGAATCCAACACAAATTACGCTCAGGGGGGGCTTGCCGCCGTTATGAATCTTACCAAAGATTCTTATGAAAAGCATGTAAAAGATACATTAGCCGCAGGCGACGGTTTATGCGACGAGGATGTCGTCAGAATGGTGGTGGAAGAGGGGCCGGGTGTCGTACGCGACCTTTTAGACTGGGGGGTTAATTTTGCGAAACACAAAGAAAACAATGAGGAATTTGATTTAGGACGAGAAGGCGGGCATTCCGAAAGAAGGGTCCTTCACGCGGGGGACATCACCGGAAGGGAGATAGAAAGGGCATTAGTCGATACATCGAGGAAAAAACCTAATATAAAAATATTTGAGAATCATATCGGGGTAGATTTGATAACGACGCATAAGCTTAAAGCCGAGAGAGAGAAGAAAAATAGGATTTTGGGGGCGTATTTTTTAAATAAAAATATCAATAAGGTTATAACGGTAAGCGCGGATGTTGTCGTTTTGGCAACGGGCGGCGCGGGAAAGGTTTTTCTATATACATCTAATCCCGATATATCCACCGGCGACGGTGTTGCAATGGCAAAAAGGGCAGGCGCGAATATTGCCAATATGGAGTTTTATCAGTTTCATCCAACCATACTATATCACCCTGAGGCTAAATCTTTCCTGATATCCGAGGCCTTAAGGGGAGAGGGCGGGGTTTTGAGGCTAAAAGACGGAACGCCCTTTATGGATAAGGTTCACCCTTTAAAGAGCTTAGCCCCGAGGGATATTGTGGCAAGGACGATTGACTTCGAATTAAAAAGAACGGGGGATGATTGCGTCTATCTCGATATGAGTCACAAAAGCAGGGAATTTTTAGAGAAAAGGTTTCCCGATATATTTAAAACCACTTTAAGTTTCGGCATAGATATGTCAAAGAAATGGATTCCGGTCGTTCCTGCCGCCCATTATCTTTGCGGGGGGGTGTTGACCGACAAAAAGGGGCTTACATCGATAGACAATTTATATGCAATTGGCGAGGTAGCCTGCACCGGTCTTCACGGGGCAAACAGGCTTGCAAGCAATTCGCTTCTCGAGGGATGCGTTTTTGCAAAAAAGGCTTATGAGGCAACAGTCCCGATGTTTAAAAAAGACAAGGGGTTTGGTAAGGGCAAGGCAGGAGCGGTTTCGGGCATGAATATACATAGCGGTGAGCCTGTTACACTGCCCGAGTGGAAAGATTTTGGGCTGGAGGTAGCGGACGAGCTGATAGTTATAACGCATAACTGGGATGAACTCCGGCGCGCTATGTGGAACTATGTGGGTATTGTCCGTTCAAACAAAAGACTTGAGAGGGCAAAAAGAAGAATAGACAACCTCATAGCCGAAATCAAGGAATATTACTGGAATTTTAAAATATCTCCCGATTTATTGGAATTAAGAAACATAGCCGAGGTTGCAAACCTTATAATCACATCCGCAAGCCTAAGAAAAGAATCAAGAGGAACACACTACAATATTGACTATCCCTATAAAGACGATACTGCGTTTAAGCACCCTACAATACTTTAATTCAACAATTAACAATTAATCCCGCTGTTTCTAAGTTCTTCCATTTTATTTATTCTCTGCTTGTAATTTCATTAAAATTTCACAAAAATTTCATGAAATTGACACAATTCCGTCATAATCCTGTAACATAAATATGGTATAGTGGATTTAAATAAATTAAATCAAATTAAAATTAAACTAAACCTGAATCAAAAAAGAAAGGGAGGGATTTATCGTGAAAATGAAAAACAATTTTAATATTTTTTCTCTTTTTAAATCAAAGCAAAAGAAGCTTCGAAGAAAACAAAAAAGCTATAAACAAATTATGAAGGAAATATCTAAAAGAATAAAAGAACAGAAGGATTTTGAAGATTTATATATACGGCTGATGAAAATAAAAACATACGCCTCTCTTAAAAAAGCCGGAATAAATGTGGAAAAATTATAAGCCGAAACGGAAATGGAATTATATCAATGCAGAATATATGATATAATAATACTGTGCTTTTAAAACTTTAATTTGCAAGAATAATAAAAATATCTTAGAGGTTTGCAATGCAGGTAGATACTAACGAAAGGATTAATCTTATAGAAGATGCCTTATATAAACTTACGATAAATGTCGATAACTTGACAAAAAATATAAATAATTTTCATAACGAAATGTCCGAATTCAAGGAAGAGATGTCCGAATTTAAAGACGAGATGTCCGAATTTAAGGACGAGATGTCCGAATTTAAAAAAGAAACGATAAAAGACCGCAGGAATATGAATAAGCAGTGGGGCGACCTTGCGAATAAGTTTGGAACCCTTGTGGAAGATATAGTCCTGCCTTCCGCAATACCTTTGATAAAAAGATATTTTAATTCTAAAGCCACCACTTCGATGCCGAGACTTCACAGAAAAATTGACGGTAGAGAGGGGGAGTTCGATCTTGTGATAGCGGATGAAGGCAAGCTGTTTTTATTCGAGGTAAAATCCTCTTTTTACAGGGAATATTTAAATGATTTTATTGAAAATATAAAGGGGTTTAAAGAGCTGTTCCCTGAATATAAAGACAAGCAAATTATTTCCATATTTGCCTCCCTAAGCTTAAACAATAAAGCCGTAAAAGAATTAACGGACAAAAATATTTACGCCATGGCTTATAAGGAATGGGATTATATGGACCTGCTGAATTTTAACGATATAAAAATGTCCGATTTTAAAGCTTAATAAAAAATATGACCCAAATACTTAGAAATTTTGATAACGAAAGTCTTAAAGATAAATCATACTCGGCATCAAATTATTTTAACCTGCCTGAGGGAGCCCCTTATCAACTTATCGAAGGAGATTTAATAATGAGTCCGTCGCCAAAACGGCTTCACCAAGCCCTGCTTATGAGTTTAGCGGATTCAGTCTATAATCATGTTAAAAAAAATAATTCGGGCTATGTTATCCGTCTCCCATAGATGTGTATTTAGACGATAAAAATGCATATCAGCCAGACATAGTGTTTGTATCCAAAGAAAACAGTTCCATTTTAAGAGAAAGAAAGAGGTATAGACGGAGCCCCCGACCTTGTCATCGAAATACTTTCTTCATCAAGCAAGGATTATGACGCTGTTCGGAAAAAAAGCGGTTTATGAAAGGCCGGGCGTAAAAGAATACATAATAGTCGATCCGACAATAAAACCGTTGAATCCTTTATTAATAACGAATCTAAAAAATTTACCCAATTTCAAAAGCAGGATTATAAGAAAAACGGCGGCAAGTTTTTGATAAAAACCCTTTCTTTAGAAATAGGCCTCGGAGAGCTGTCCAAAGCGGAATAATTCTTGGAAATTAAATATTCCTTTTTGTTTGCCGCAAACTCCTCAAAAAAACTTACCCCCGCAAATGCAGGCGGGAGTAAGAATACGGAGGCTGGCGCTTATATAAAAGCATTGCTTTTATGCCAGCCGAAGTGAATAAATCTGACACCTTTTTCTATTTATTTTTTAATCTGTACCTGTCGGACATGGATATAAATAGAAGCCGTCGGTATTGCCGTTTGCGTCGGTTACCGCGTAATAAAAATAGCTGTCTTCAGTATAACCGTTAGAATAAACGTAGTCGATATTGCCCAGCGGGGTGATGTATTCGTTTATGGGTACCGTAATATCAACGGGGGTGGCGCCATTATCGCACGTTGGCGTTACGGTTACCGGCGTGCCGCCGTTTCCTTTTGAGGAAATTTTCCCTTGTGCAAAATTCAACCACCATGAATTTCCCGGAGCCGTTGCGGGCGGTTTACCGGAACCTCCGGAATTATAAACGGTTCCAGTTCCCGCGCCTGCGGTAGTCGAAGCCGAATAATTAGGCAATAACAAAAATGGATTTTCATACGGATTTGTTCCGGACGTTGTCGTAGTAGGAGCGGTTAACTTAAACGTTATTACTCCCGTTCCCTGAGCCACGGTTAAATAGGTGCTTAAATCGTTATTCACCAAATTCTTTGAAAGCTGTGTCGTCAACCCTTCGCCCAGCGAACCGACTACGCCCTGCGAAGCCGCCTTGTTTGCCGAGCCCGTTAAATTTACGAACTTAGGCAGGACGACAGCCGCCAGAATGCCTATCAGCAAAATGACCATAACTAATTCGATAAGGGTAAACGCCCCGCTGTCATAAATAACCCTTAAGCCTTTTCTCCTCGCTAAATCATGAGATTTACTTCCCATAAATTAATCCTCCATAAAAAATTAATAAAAATAAATTTCACATTAAACTTGCCAAATTATATTAAATAATAAATAAACATAAAATACCATATTGTTTTTATTATACATCCCGATTATTTTAAAAATCAAACAAAAAATTTAATATACATTATCCCAAATCCCGATTTAGAAATTTATTTTCTGGATTCCCGCTTTCGCGGGAATGACTTTGAGAGGATTTATCGTTTCACCCGTTGGGTGTCATTCCTGCGAAAGCAGGAATCCATATTTACTTAGCATTGGAATATATAAATATTTTCTAAATCGGGATTTGGGATTATAATCAAAGTATAAATATTCTGTTAATATTCTTGATATTGATATAATATATACATTGGTATAAAATAAAAAAATTAAAATTGCATAGGGAGGCATTTTTTTATGATTAACGACAAAATCATCGAAATTCTTAAACACGAAGGACCGGCAAGTTTTGCGACGAATGGAACGGACGGAATTCATATGGCCGCAACATGGAACAGTTATATCGAGGTTTTAGATAATAGCACTCTTTTGATTCCAGCGGGCCATTTAACAAAAACGCAAAGGAATATTGAGGCGGGCAGCGAGGTTCAAATGATACTTGCTTCCAAAGATGTTGCCGGCTTGCAGGGCAAAGGCGCAGGGTTTTTGCTTAAAGGCAAGGCGAGGTTCGAGGATAGCGGAGCTAACTTCGATAAAATGAAATCCCGTTTTAACTGGGTAAGGTCGGCGATGGTGTTTAATGCAAAAGAGGTGACAGAACTCACATAATAAGGTCATTTGGCATTGGCTCATTGTTGGATTAACGCTTTGCTCCCTTCCTTCGGCATCTCCGGCACGCAAGGGCGGCGTGCGCCTTTCAACGCGTGCCTCCGATATGTGAAGTTTATCCTAAACTTTCCTGCTTCCTTCGGAATGACAAACAAATTAGAGCGTTGCATTCAGTATTGATTACCCCTTATTTATAATACTTGGTTGGGTCTTTAATTTCAGCCTCTTCGAATCCTCTTCTCCTTAAAATGCAGGAGTCGCACACCCCGCACGCCAGACCTTCTATCGGGTCATAACAGCTATGGGTCAGCTCAAGCGGCGCGCCGATTTCAAAAGCCCTGATAATTATATCTTTTTTGGTTAATTTAAGGAGCGGCGCATTTATCTTAAAATTTATTTCACCCGTTACCGATGCTTTAGTAGCCAGATTTGCCATTTTTTCGAAAGCCCTTAAATAGCCAGGTCTGCAATCGGGATAACCGCTGTAGTCGATATAGTTAGCCCCTATAAAAATGTCGCCTGCCATGTTAACCTCCGCAACGGCAAGGGCATAAGACAAAAATATCGTATTCCTTGCAGGAACATAAGTTATCGGAATATCATTTTTGCCGCCTGCTTTTTTAGGTTCGCTCTTATTAATCCTGTTTTTCGGCACATCCATAGACAAATCTACTAAAGCCGAGCCTTTAATTTGACCGAAATCTAAATTGACGATGGCATGATTTTTTAAATTAAAAAATTTAACTATCTTTTTCGCGTGTTCTATTTCGGTCTTGTGTCTTTGGTTGTAAAAGAATGTAAGGGGAATAACCTCGAAGCCTTCATCTATTGCAATCTTCAGCACAGTGGCGGAATCGAGTCCCCCGCTAAAAAGAACGACGGCTCTTTTATCGTTCGCATTGTGCATATTTTTTAGCTTATCCATTTACCTATTATAATATATATTGTCATAATTTGGGATATATTTTTAATTCCGCGCCACAATCTTTGCCGCTAAT
The Candidatus Acidulodesulfobacterium ferriphilum genome window above contains:
- a CDS encoding amidophosphoribosyltransferase; protein product: MEEIKDECGVFGIYNHEEAPNITYLGLYALQHRGQESCGIASSDNRNIYFHKSLGLVNDVFKENTLSQLKGKNAIGHVRYSTSGETLLKNAQPLVADYYYGSISVAHNGNLTNAHVIKEELEENGSIFSSTSDTEVVIHLIASSTESLLIDRVVSSLKRLKGAYSFLFLSEKEVIAARDPFGFRPLVMGKVNGSIVFASETCALDLINAVYLRDVEPGEVILVNNEGIKSIFPFEKEKKSRCVFELIYFARPDSLFNGKSIYKLRIQMGMELAKEANADADIVIPVPDSGVPAALGFAKESGIDFEMGFTRNHYVGRTFIEPKKAIRHFGVKVKLNPVLDVIKGKRVVVVDDSVVRGTTSKKIVDMLKLAGAKEIHLRLSSPMVTAPCFYGIDTPVKDELIASKYSEKEINAKLGASSTRFLSLDGLRRAVGDEMNFCEACFSGIYPQAIYIETQENRQLKLFSKEIF
- a CDS encoding FMN-binding protein produces the protein MINDKIIEILKHEGPASFATNGTDGIHMAATWNSYIEVLDNSTLLIPAGHLTKTQRNIEAGSEVQMILASKDVAGLQGKGAGFLLKGKARFEDSGANFDKMKSRFNWVRSAMVFNAKEVTELT
- a CDS encoding type II secretion system protein: MGSKSHDLARRKGLRVIYDSGAFTLIELVMVILLIGILAAVVLPKFVNLTGSANKAASQGVVGSLGEGLTTQLSKNLVNNDLSTYLTVAQGTGVITFKLTAPTTTTSGTNPYENPFLLLPNYSASTTAGAGTGTVYNSGGSGKPPATAPGNSWWLNFAQGKISSKGNGGTPVTVTPTCDNGATPVDITVPINEYITPLGNIDYVYSNGYTEDSYFYYAVTDANGNTDGFYLYPCPTGTD
- a CDS encoding L-aspartate oxidase, whose product is MTHFNVLIIGSGIAGLSLANRFGETVSVGIFTKKEEAESNTNYAQGGLAAVMNLTKDSYEKHVKDTLAAGDGLCDEDVVRMVVEEGPGVVRDLLDWGVNFAKHKENNEEFDLGREGGHSERRVLHAGDITGREIERALVDTSRKKPNIKIFENHIGVDLITTHKLKAEREKKNRILGAYFLNKNINKVITVSADVVVLATGGAGKVFLYTSNPDISTGDGVAMAKRAGANIANMEFYQFHPTILYHPEAKSFLISEALRGEGGVLRLKDGTPFMDKVHPLKSLAPRDIVARTIDFELKRTGDDCVYLDMSHKSREFLEKRFPDIFKTTLSFGIDMSKKWIPVVPAAHYLCGGVLTDKKGLTSIDNLYAIGEVACTGLHGANRLASNSLLEGCVFAKKAYEATVPMFKKDKGFGKGKAGAVSGMNIHSGEPVTLPEWKDFGLEVADELIVITHNWDELRRAMWNYVGIVRSNKRLERAKRRIDNLIAEIKEYYWNFKISPDLLELRNIAEVANLIITSASLRKESRGTHYNIDYPYKDDTAFKHPTIL
- the queC gene encoding 7-cyano-7-deazaguanine synthase QueC, whose protein sequence is MHNANDKRAVVLFSGGLDSATVLKIAIDEGFEVIPLTFFYNQRHKTEIEHAKKIVKFFNLKNHAIVNLDFGQIKGSALVDLSMDVPKNRINKSEPKKAGGKNDIPITYVPARNTIFLSYALAVAEVNMAGDIFIGANYIDYSGYPDCRPGYLRAFEKMANLATKASVTGEINFKINAPLLKLTKKDIIIRAFEIGAPLELTHSCYDPIEGLACGVCDSCILRRRGFEEAEIKDPTKYYK
- the pyrE gene encoding orotate phosphoribosyltransferase; the protein is MENIKEKILTAIKSLCYEKKEFTLASGKKSNFYIDLRRISFDGKYLYHIGKLLYEYIKSHPDLKFSVVAGVPIGGLPLVSSTIIAGFLDNNPLKSVVIRKEKKDYGKGNLIEPVQFLSKDFNILIIEDVVTTGGSILKAVKSARDEGYKITDALCIVDRNEGGKENLKENGVMLHSIFLRSDIE